Below is a window of Sulfitobacter sp. BSw21498 DNA.
GAATGGTATCGTGAAGGCCGCGTGCCGCTCCACACTCTGCGTGCAGACATCGATTACGCACATGTCGAAGCGATGACTGCCTATGGCATCATCGGGATCAAGACCTGGATCTTCAAAGGCGAGATCATGGAACATGACCCGGCAGCGCGTGACCGTAAGGCACAAGAAATGCAAGACGGCCCAGCACCTCGCGGTGCCGGCGGTCGTCGCTAAGGGGGAATGAGAGATGCTACAACCAAAGCGTACTAAATTCCGCAAGCAGCACAAAGGTCGGATCAAAGGTCTGGCAAAGGGCGGGTCTGACCTGAACTTTGGCACCTACGGTCTGAAGGCTCTCGAGCCCGAGCGGGTAACCGCACGCCAGATCGAAGCTGCTCGTCGTGCCATGACGCGTCACATGAAACGTCAAGGCCGTGTCTGGATCCGTATTTTCCCGGATGTACCTGTCACCGCAAAGCCCATCGAAGTTCGTATGGGTAAAGGTAAAGGTTCCGTGGATCGTTGGGTCTGCAAGGTCAAGCCAGGCCGTGTAATGTTCGAGATCGACGGTGTCTCCGAGGACGTTGCACAAGAAGCTCTGCGTCTTGCCGCGATGAAGCTGCCGATCAAAACGCGCGTCGTTGTTCGCGAAGATTGGTAAAACCAGCGCTCCGGCACGCGCCGGAGATGTTGCTTTAAAATGGAAAACCCCCGCTGAGTAATCAGCGGGGGTTTTTTCGTTAAAGTGGGTTTGCCTCCGTCGTCTTCAGGCCGAGGGACCCGCGGTTTGGTTCAGTAGTTTTTTCCATACCAGTGCGATCACGATTGTCATGCCGACATGTCCGACAAATGAAGACTGCGTATAGCTGCCGAACCCCATCATAAAGCTGCGCCCCATTAGCGGTGCCAGCACACCCTGGGCCACAAACCACAACACAATACCCGCAAGGACGCCTGAGCCAAGAAATCCAAGCTTCGTGACCCGCTTGGTCAGGAAAACCACGGCGGCAAATCCCAATGCCCCGATCAGAAAGTGGATGGCAAAGGCGGCGGCATAGGGCAGGTTGACGCTCCCCAGTTTTTTGCTGAGACCAATGACAAGATTGGCCGGCTCTAGCTTGACGCCGAACAGGATCGGGGACGCGAGCCATGCATAGGCTTCGAAGGTGAGTTCACCAATCAGCCCGGCAAGGGCAAGAGCGGGCAGGGGGCTTGGGTTCGTAGTATTCACGTGGGGCTTCCTTATGTGCGCATCTGCGTGGTTATCGGGCCCGAGATGGCACCACGGCACAGCTATTCCCAGTCACATTAGGGCAACCGCGCGGTGACGTGATCCGCGGCGTTGTTTCTGAAACATTGATGTCTCGTGAATAAGCGGTTGCAGGGCCTAGTCAGCGCCGCATATGGCGCATAGGCTTGGCGTAGCCTGCCTAAAGGAACTGATAATGAAACACGTGCCCAAGCCCACCACCGACGCAGACCTCATCAAAGAGTTTTTGAATAAAGGTGGTACGATCAAGAAGGGTAAGACAAAGCCGATGCCGGACGATTTGGGGCTTAGCAACAATCAGTGGGGCAACAAGCTGACCAAAGAAGAGAAGGCGGCCGTGAAAGAGCAAGAGGCGGCGCGCAAAGCGGCACCGCCCAAGCGTGGTTAACCCCAGGCGTAGTTGAATGAGACCGAAATACGGTCTTCTTCGGACATGTTCATCGGCACCTCGTGGCGCAGCCAGCTTTCCCAGAGCAGCACGTCACCGACGACGGGCTTTGCATAAACGAACTGGCGCAGCTCTTGGGGTGCGTCTTTTTGGCGACCGGGGGCTGCCATCATCATTGGCAGACGCGGATCTTCGAGCTTGAGCGCACTGGTCCCTTCGGGCATCGCCACATAGGTTGTGCCAGAGATGACCGAATGCGGGTGGATATGCGCCGTATGGATGCCGCCCTCGGGCAGGATATTGATCCAGATGTCTTCAAGCTTGAGCTTGCGCCCGTCCAGATCAAACGCCAGATCCTTGGCAAAGGCTTTGACGTGTTTATCCAGCGCTTTTCTGACCGTCTTAAAGATCGGGAACCGCCATGGCAGATCCGTCAACGACGCATAGCTGGTGTAGCCGGGGAAATCATGTTCCTCGCACCACTCCTGGCCGGCCTCGTCATCCTCGGCGATGGACAGGCACGCGGCCTCAAGCTCGGACGGGTCGACGGGTTGACCGTGCTCTGACAAAGCGGCGCGGTAAAGGCGGGTGACGAAAAGGGATTCTATCTGTGACATAGGGCCGTTCTACATCAGCCAGCGCAGGGTGGCGATACGGTTTTGCAGAAACCTCGCTTGCCAAAGTAGGGTAGGGCATGTAGAGGAAGCTTTCACATGAACTCCACCAGAATCATGGTCACCCATAAGGGGCCTACTGGTGATGTCGAAAGGATGAGGCGATGAACGCCAAAGAACTACACGACAAGACGCCGGACCAGCTCCGGGATGAGCTTGTTAACCTCAAGAAAGAATCCTTCAACCTGCGTTTTCAGCAAGCCACTGGCCAGCTGGAAAATGCCGCACGTTTGAAGACCGTTAAGCGTGACGTCGCACGTGTCAAAACCGTTCTTAACCAGAAAGCCGCTGCCGCGGCATCTGCAGAATAATAGGAGCCTGAGAGTATGCCCAAACGTATCCTAACAGGCACCGTGACAAGCGATGCCAACGAACAGACAGTAACCGTATCCGTAGAGCGTCGCTTTACACACCCGGTTCTGAAGAAAACCATCCGTAAGTCCAAAAAGTACCGGGCTCACGATGAGAACAACACATTCAAAGTGGGCGACAGCGTTCGCATCATCGAATGTGCACCAAAGTCGAAAACCAAACGTTGGGAAGTGCTGCAAG
It encodes the following:
- the rplP gene encoding 50S ribosomal protein L16; this encodes MLQPKRTKFRKQHKGRIKGLAKGGSDLNFGTYGLKALEPERVTARQIEAARRAMTRHMKRQGRVWIRIFPDVPVTAKPIEVRMGKGKGSVDRWVCKVKPGRVMFEIDGVSEDVAQEALRLAAMKLPIKTRVVVREDW
- a CDS encoding TIGR02466 family protein, whose product is MSQIESLFVTRLYRAALSEHGQPVDPSELEAACLSIAEDDEAGQEWCEEHDFPGYTSYASLTDLPWRFPIFKTVRKALDKHVKAFAKDLAFDLDGRKLKLEDIWINILPEGGIHTAHIHPHSVISGTTYVAMPEGTSALKLEDPRLPMMMAAPGRQKDAPQELRQFVYAKPVVGDVLLWESWLRHEVPMNMSEEDRISVSFNYAWG
- the rpmC gene encoding 50S ribosomal protein L29, which encodes MNAKELHDKTPDQLRDELVNLKKESFNLRFQQATGQLENAARLKTVKRDVARVKTVLNQKAAAAASAE
- the rpsQ gene encoding 30S ribosomal protein S17 produces the protein MPKRILTGTVTSDANEQTVTVSVERRFTHPVLKKTIRKSKKYRAHDENNTFKVGDSVRIIECAPKSKTKRWEVLQAAEA